The following proteins are encoded in a genomic region of Oncorhynchus masou masou isolate Uvic2021 chromosome 32, UVic_Omas_1.1, whole genome shotgun sequence:
- the LOC135525482 gene encoding DDB1- and CUL4-associated factor 5-like: MKEVKGCGMRSSVGFLSQRRLFGNPLMKEEFQRLRLAGCTSLYKKDMLGHFGCVNAIEFSNNGGEYLVSGGDDRRVLLWDMERVLHARSAKPLILKGEHLSNIFCLAFDSTNKKVFSGGNDEQVILHDVEQ; the protein is encoded by the exons ATGAAGGAGGTGAAGGGTTGCGGTATGCGGTCCTCTGTTGGCTTTCTGTCTCAGAGAAGGCTTTTCGGGAACCCGCTGATGAAGGAAGAATTTCAGAGACTCCGGTTGGCAGGATGCACAAGCCTTTACAAGAAAGATATGCTGGGACATTTCGGGTGTGTAAACGCCATAGAGTTTTCCAACAATGGAGGGGAATACCTTGTGTCCG GAGGGGATGACCGCAGAGTGCTGCTGTGGGATATGGAGAGAGTCCTCCATGCTCGCTCGGCCAAGCCTCTCATACTGAAGGGAGAACACCTCTCCAACATCTTCTGCCTGGCCTTCGACAGCACCAACAAGAAGGTGTTCTCTGGGG